A genomic region of Nymphalis io chromosome 3, ilAglIoxx1.1, whole genome shotgun sequence contains the following coding sequences:
- the LOC126781083 gene encoding dnaJ homolog shv has translation MLMNTAYVFFIYFLSSIIVIIAGRDFYQILGVSRSASTNEIKKAYRKLAKALHPDKNQDDPDASQKFQDLGAAYEALSDPEKREMYDRCGEECLKKDGMMNNNDPFASFFGDFGFHFGGEPQQHETPRGADIIMELMVSLEELYNGNFIEITRNKPVIKPASGTRKCNCRQEMVTRNLGPGRFQMMQQTVCDECPNVKLVNEERLLEIEVEVGAPDNHKSRLRGEGEPHMDGDPGDLVIVFKTERHPQFTRKGDDLYTNVTISLQDALAGFTLELVHLDGHKVTISRDKVTWSGARVRKKGEGMPNFENNNLHGNLYVTFDIEFPKKDFSDEEKEALKKILQQSPNNKVYNGL, from the exons ATGTTAATGAATACGGCTTATGTGTTCTTTATTTACTTTCTATCctcaattattgtaattattgccGGTCGGGATTTTTATCAAATACTCGGTGTATCACGTTCAGCAAGTaccaatgaaattaaaaaagcttACAGAAAATTAGCCAAAGCTTTACATCCAGACAAAAATCAAGATGATCCGGACGCTTCCCAGAAATTTCAAGACCTTGGAGCTGCTTACGAAGCTTTATCGGACCCCGAAAAAAGGGAAATGTATGATAGGTGTGGGGAGGAATGTCTCAAAAAAGATGGTATGATGAACAATAATGATCCTTTTGCGAGTTTCTTTGGAGATTTTGGTTTTCACTTCGGCGGTGAACCACAGCAACATGAAACTCCAAGAGGAGCTGATATCATTATGGAACTTATGGTATCATTGGAAGAACTGTACAATGGAAACTTCATAGAA ATAACCCGTAACAAGCCTGTAATTAAACCAGCATCTGGTACAAGGAAATGTAATTGTCGTCAAGAGATGGTGACTAGAAATCTTGGACCTGGCCGCTTCCAAATGATGCAACAAACTGTTTGTGATGAATGTCCAAATGTCAAACTAGTCAATGAAGAAAGGCTTCTAGAAATAGAG GTTGAAGTTGGTGCTCCCGACAATCACAAGTCAAGATTGAGGGGAGAGGGTGAGCCACACATGGATGGAGACCCAGGTGATCTGGTCATTGTGTTCAAAACAGAAAGGCATCCTCAATTCACACGGAAGGGTGATGATCTCTACACAAATGTAACAATATCATTACAG GATGCTTTAGCTGGATTTACTTTAGAACTGGTGCATTTAGATGGACACAAAGTTACCATTTCGCGTGATAAGGTGACATGGTCCGGTGCTCGTGTGCGTAAGAAGGGTGAGGGTATGCCTAACTTTGAGAACAACAATCTACATGGAAACCTATATGTTACGTTTGACATTGAATTTCCAAAGAAAGATTTTAGTGATGAAGAGAAAgaag CTCTGAAGAAAATTTTGCAACAATCACCAAACAATAAAGTGTATAATGGACTGTAG